One Psychromonas sp. psych-6C06 DNA window includes the following coding sequences:
- the uppS gene encoding polyprenyl diphosphate synthase, producing MTTVTEQQALPKHVAIIMDGNGRWAESKGKHRVFGHKHGVKSLRKAISFANEKKIEVLTIYAFSSENWKRPEKEVNMLMELFFTVLGSEVKKLHKHNIKLKIIGDISGFSERLQKKVQQAEALTQANDGLVLNVAANYGGRWDITHATKKLTRMVLQGDLTIDEITEDKINNTISLGELPAVDLMIRTGGDHRISNFLLWQLAYAELYFCDVLWPDFNGDAFQDALDVFAGKERRFGQTSEQVAPR from the coding sequence GTGACAACGGTAACTGAACAACAAGCATTGCCCAAACATGTTGCAATTATAATGGACGGAAACGGACGTTGGGCAGAGAGCAAAGGAAAGCATCGTGTGTTTGGTCACAAGCACGGCGTCAAGTCATTACGCAAAGCGATCAGCTTTGCCAATGAAAAAAAGATTGAAGTGCTAACCATTTATGCTTTTAGTAGTGAAAATTGGAAACGCCCTGAGAAAGAAGTCAACATGTTGATGGAGCTGTTTTTCACGGTTTTAGGCAGTGAAGTCAAAAAGCTACATAAACATAATATTAAATTAAAAATAATTGGCGACATATCTGGTTTTAGTGAGCGTCTGCAAAAAAAAGTACAACAAGCAGAAGCTTTGACGCAAGCAAATGATGGTCTTGTGTTAAATGTTGCAGCCAATTATGGTGGGCGTTGGGATATTACTCATGCGACAAAGAAGCTCACACGTATGGTACTACAGGGTGATTTAACAATAGATGAAATCACTGAAGATAAAATAAATAACACAATTAGTTTAGGAGAGCTTCCTGCGGTCGATTTAATGATTCGGACAGGTGGAGATCATCGTATTAGTAACTTCTTATTGTGGCAACTTGCTTATGCTGAATTGTATTTTTGTGATGTGTTATGGCCTGATTTTAATGGCGATGCATTTCAAGATGCACTGGATGTGTTCGCTGGTAAAGAGCGTCGTTTTGGTCAAACCAGTGAACAGGTTGCACCGCGCTGA
- a CDS encoding phosphatidate cytidylyltransferase, which produces MKQRIITALVLAPLAIAGIFLLPLKFFMMFTAAIFLLASKEWASFVNSDSTSSPILYIFGFVLAITLILLPIEQLWNVSGIHPMVENGLIVTAAWWFVSLVLVATYPKSGPYWARSKAVKALFGLLTLIPFFWSMVVLRSVNIHHDFYYGGALLLFVFLLVWAADTGAYFCGKRFGKHKLAPNVSPGKTIEGFVGGAVSAMIVAFLASIFFAVPGEKVVMFFVAALITTFVSALGDLSESIFKREARLKDSGNLLPGHGGILDRIDSLTAAVPVFTLTYLLWLN; this is translated from the coding sequence GTGAAACAACGAATAATAACTGCGCTCGTTTTGGCTCCCCTTGCCATCGCGGGCATATTTTTGCTACCTCTTAAATTTTTTATGATGTTTACGGCCGCTATTTTTTTATTGGCCAGTAAAGAGTGGGCGAGCTTTGTAAATTCTGATTCTACCTCAAGCCCTATTTTATATATTTTTGGTTTTGTACTTGCTATTACGTTAATCCTGTTACCAATAGAGCAATTGTGGAATGTTTCCGGTATCCATCCGATGGTTGAAAACGGTTTAATTGTGACCGCCGCTTGGTGGTTTGTTTCTCTCGTGTTAGTAGCCACTTATCCGAAAAGTGGCCCTTATTGGGCGCGAAGTAAGGCAGTAAAAGCGTTGTTTGGTTTACTGACTTTAATTCCATTTTTCTGGTCTATGGTCGTACTACGATCTGTGAATATTCATCACGATTTCTATTACGGTGGTGCACTACTACTGTTTGTTTTTCTATTGGTCTGGGCTGCTGATACCGGCGCTTATTTCTGTGGGAAACGTTTTGGCAAACATAAATTGGCGCCGAATGTAAGCCCTGGTAAAACGATTGAGGGTTTTGTCGGTGGTGCAGTGAGCGCGATGATTGTTGCTTTCCTTGCGAGTATTTTCTTTGCTGTGCCAGGCGAGAAAGTGGTAATGTTTTTTGTCGCTGCATTAATAACCACATTTGTTTCTGCATTAGGTGACCTAAGCGAAAGTATCTTCAAGCGCGAAGCACGACTTAAAGATAGCGGAAATTTATTACCTGGCCATGGTGGAATTCTCGACCGTATAGATAGCCTAACGGCCGCCGTTCCTGTGTTCACGCTTACTTACTTACTCTGGTTAAACTAA
- the ispC gene encoding 1-deoxy-D-xylulose-5-phosphate reductoisomerase — MKNLAILGATGSIGASTLSVCQNNPELYRVKLLVASKSVDKMLALCKTFNPDYVAMSCPKATDELAFKLSKTDCRSTLVKNEAELLQLIASVEIDCVMAAIVGGAGLKSTLAAVKAGKEIFLANKESLVMSGQLFIDAVQKSGAKLWPVDSEHNAIYQALSPNLQNSIGHCQLEAEGVSKILLTGSGGPFLNKALSEFPSITPAQAVKHPNWSMGQKISIDSATMMNKGLEYIEARWLFNASREQLQVIIHPQSVIHSMVQYIDGSVIAQMGNPDMRTPIAHVMGGEKRITSGVENLDFFSSPEFSFIAPDFNRYPCLKLAIDACYEGQQATTTLNAANEVAVEAFLNGEIQFTQISQLVDRVLQTSKRQSNSSIEELLLIDSDAKNRALSLIRREILC, encoded by the coding sequence ATGAAAAATTTAGCTATTTTGGGCGCAACGGGCTCTATTGGTGCAAGTACACTTTCTGTTTGCCAAAATAATCCAGAATTGTACCGTGTTAAGTTATTGGTCGCGTCAAAAAGTGTCGATAAAATGTTGGCATTATGCAAAACGTTTAATCCTGATTATGTTGCCATGAGTTGCCCTAAAGCAACTGACGAACTTGCCTTTAAATTATCGAAAACAGATTGTCGCTCTACGTTAGTGAAAAACGAAGCTGAATTACTACAATTGATTGCTAGTGTAGAAATTGATTGTGTAATGGCTGCGATTGTTGGAGGTGCTGGCTTAAAAAGCACCCTCGCTGCTGTTAAGGCAGGCAAAGAGATATTTCTCGCTAATAAAGAGTCGTTAGTGATGTCGGGTCAGCTCTTTATTGATGCAGTACAAAAATCAGGGGCCAAATTATGGCCAGTAGACAGTGAGCATAATGCTATTTACCAAGCACTATCGCCGAATTTACAAAACAGTATTGGTCATTGCCAGCTCGAAGCCGAGGGGGTTTCGAAAATATTGTTGACTGGCTCAGGAGGACCTTTTTTAAATAAGGCTTTGTCTGAGTTCCCTAGCATTACACCTGCTCAAGCAGTTAAGCATCCTAATTGGTCGATGGGACAAAAAATCTCAATTGATTCTGCAACAATGATGAATAAAGGCCTCGAATACATTGAAGCACGGTGGTTGTTTAATGCAAGTCGTGAGCAATTACAGGTCATTATCCATCCTCAGTCTGTTATTCATTCTATGGTGCAATATATTGATGGTAGTGTTATTGCACAGATGGGTAACCCTGATATGCGTACTCCGATTGCGCATGTCATGGGGGGGGAGAAGCGGATTACTAGTGGTGTTGAAAATTTAGATTTTTTTAGCTCTCCTGAATTTAGTTTTATCGCTCCCGATTTTAATCGCTACCCCTGTTTAAAACTCGCTATTGACGCATGTTACGAAGGACAACAGGCTACCACCACCTTGAATGCCGCTAATGAAGTGGCTGTGGAAGCCTTTTTAAATGGCGAGATCCAGTTTACACAAATTTCTCAGTTGGTAGACCGTGTTTTACAAACATCAAAGAGGCAGTCAAACAGCTCTATCGAGGAGTTGTTATTGATTGATAGTGATGCTAAAAACCGTGCGTTATCACTTATTAGACGAGAAATCTTATGTTAA
- the tsf gene encoding translation elongation factor Ts, protein MAITAKQVKELRDRTAAGMMDCKKALVEADGDIELAIENMRKSGAIKAAKKAGRVAAEGVVLAKTDGAVALIAEVNCETDFVAMDKSFLAFANQVADIALANKVTEVEALGALAFDDITVEEARANLVAKIGENISVRRVQIVEGANLGAYVHSGKIGVISVLTGGEAELAKDIAMHVAAASPTYVKPEDVPADVVAKEKEIQLQIAIDSGKPAEIAEKMVSGRMAKFTGEVSLTGQPFVKDPSIKVAKLLKDAGVDVETFIRIEVGEGIEKKEEDFAAEVAATLAAAGQ, encoded by the coding sequence ATGGCTATTACAGCTAAGCAAGTTAAAGAACTTCGTGACCGCACAGCTGCGGGTATGATGGATTGTAAAAAAGCATTAGTTGAAGCAGATGGCGACATCGAGCTTGCAATTGAAAACATGCGTAAATCTGGTGCAATTAAAGCCGCTAAAAAAGCTGGCCGTGTTGCAGCTGAAGGTGTTGTTTTAGCGAAAACAGATGGTGCAGTTGCACTTATCGCTGAAGTAAACTGTGAAACAGACTTCGTAGCAATGGATAAAAGCTTCTTAGCATTTGCTAACCAAGTTGCTGATATCGCGCTTGCTAACAAAGTAACTGAAGTTGAAGCATTAGGTGCATTAGCATTTGATGATATTACTGTTGAAGAAGCACGTGCTAACCTAGTAGCTAAAATCGGCGAAAACATCTCTGTTCGTCGTGTACAAATCGTTGAAGGTGCAAACCTTGGCGCATACGTACACAGCGGTAAAATCGGTGTTATCTCTGTACTAACTGGTGGTGAAGCTGAGCTTGCGAAAGATATCGCAATGCACGTTGCAGCTGCTTCTCCTACATATGTTAAGCCGGAAGATGTTCCTGCTGATGTTGTAGCAAAAGAGAAAGAGATTCAACTACAGATCGCTATCGACAGTGGTAAACCTGCTGAGATTGCTGAAAAAATGGTTTCTGGTCGTATGGCTAAATTCACTGGTGAAGTGAGCCTTACAGGTCAACCATTCGTTAAAGATCCTTCAATCAAAGTTGCTAAGCTTCTTAAAGATGCTGGCGTTGACGTTGAAACGTTTATCCGTATCGAAGTGGGTGAAGGTATCGAGAAGAAAGAAGAAGATTTCGCAGCTGAAGTTGCAGCTACACTAGCAGCCGCTGGTCAGTAA
- the bamA gene encoding outer membrane protein assembly factor BamA encodes MFNRYLLVTAFIFSSCFSMLANAEKFTISDLQFEGLQRVTLGAALLSLPIREGDVVDDYQLAKAVKQLYASSHFESIELDRAGDVLIFKVKERPTISNIGLTGNDKLTEEQILDSLKSSSIQVGEPLDRTTLSGIEKSLEDFYHSVGKYSAQVEAIVTSLPRNRVSIQFVFREGLTAKIEQINIVGNTIFADNQLLKRLTLADSAGWWDFFADDNYQKQKLAGDLEVIKSYYLDRGYIRFAIEDTQVALTPNKKGVYVTVNVDEGEIYNIGGVQFIGNLLGNDEDIKSLVPFAEGDVYAASQVAATEQNMRKYFGRLGYAYPQITTYPEVDDETNTVVVNFSVEPGQRGYVRNINISGNTSTKDVVLRRELRQMEGGWLSSESVELSKNRLNRLGFFSMVDINTERVSDDLIDLNIVVEEQPSGSFNAGIGYGTESGLSLSGGVSQDNFLGSGDKVGFEVKFNDYNRSANVNYTTPYLTKDGVSGGVRVFYDLFEAGEANIVDYTNTTYGVRLNMGFPVNEINRLGFSVGWENNGIAQLKAYEQLRQFWEIYGSMLDADGAVDFQNFDFTAKWTRNNLDKGRMATQGMKHDLWAKMTIPGSDLQYFKVNFEISNYQRITEDGEWTTLLRGTLGYANGYGQFEGNDQILPFFENYYAGGYRTLRGFSSNTVGPRAMYTGSDGGNSSMAFTDNAVGGNAKYTMSGEVIFPVPFLDEAYTRQVRSSVFVDAGEVWDTEFNYDYYNQLSCSYNCEYFGDYSKPGRIRVSAGAQVTWISPMGPLVFTLAWPLKKYEGDRTEVFSFNIGDTF; translated from the coding sequence ATGTTTAACCGATATTTGCTAGTAACAGCGTTTATTTTTAGTAGCTGTTTTTCCATGTTAGCTAACGCTGAAAAATTTACTATTTCAGATCTTCAATTTGAAGGATTGCAGCGCGTTACATTGGGTGCTGCCTTGTTAAGTTTACCTATACGAGAAGGCGATGTTGTTGATGATTACCAATTAGCTAAAGCGGTTAAACAGTTATATGCAAGTAGTCACTTTGAGTCTATTGAACTAGATCGTGCTGGTGATGTACTTATTTTTAAAGTCAAAGAGCGTCCAACGATCAGTAATATTGGATTAACGGGTAATGACAAATTAACCGAAGAGCAGATCCTGGACTCACTTAAGTCTTCTTCCATTCAAGTGGGGGAACCGCTAGATAGAACGACTTTGTCTGGTATTGAGAAAAGTTTAGAGGACTTTTACCACAGTGTGGGTAAATACAGCGCTCAAGTTGAAGCAATTGTAACTTCGTTACCCCGTAATCGTGTCTCTATTCAGTTTGTATTCCGTGAAGGCTTAACAGCAAAAATAGAGCAAATTAACATCGTGGGTAATACCATATTTGCCGATAACCAATTATTAAAACGACTCACACTTGCTGATTCTGCAGGTTGGTGGGATTTTTTTGCTGATGATAACTATCAAAAACAAAAACTGGCTGGTGACTTAGAAGTTATTAAAAGTTATTACTTAGATCGTGGTTATATTCGTTTTGCGATAGAAGATACCCAAGTAGCACTAACACCAAATAAAAAAGGTGTTTACGTAACAGTTAATGTAGATGAAGGTGAAATTTATAATATCGGTGGTGTGCAATTCATTGGTAACCTACTTGGTAATGATGAAGATATTAAATCCTTAGTTCCCTTTGCTGAGGGGGACGTTTATGCTGCTTCACAGGTTGCTGCCACCGAGCAAAACATGCGTAAATATTTTGGTCGTTTAGGCTACGCTTACCCTCAAATTACCACTTACCCTGAAGTCGATGATGAAACGAATACTGTCGTTGTTAATTTTTCAGTAGAGCCTGGGCAGCGTGGTTATGTTCGAAATATTAATATATCAGGTAATACATCTACTAAGGATGTAGTTTTACGCCGTGAGTTGCGTCAGATGGAAGGGGGCTGGCTTTCTAGTGAAAGTGTTGAACTCTCAAAAAATCGTTTGAACCGATTAGGTTTCTTCTCAATGGTTGATATAAACACAGAGCGTGTGAGTGATGATTTAATCGATTTAAATATTGTTGTCGAAGAGCAACCCTCTGGCTCATTTAATGCTGGTATTGGTTATGGTACTGAATCAGGGTTGAGTTTAAGTGGTGGGGTTAGCCAAGATAACTTTTTAGGCTCTGGTGATAAGGTCGGTTTTGAAGTTAAATTCAATGATTATAACCGTAGTGCAAATGTTAATTACACTACACCATATCTAACCAAAGATGGTGTGAGTGGCGGTGTACGTGTGTTTTATGATCTATTCGAAGCGGGTGAAGCGAACATTGTCGATTACACCAATACGACTTATGGCGTACGTTTAAACATGGGCTTCCCAGTGAATGAGATAAACCGTTTAGGGTTCAGTGTTGGTTGGGAGAACAATGGTATTGCGCAACTTAAGGCCTATGAGCAATTACGACAGTTTTGGGAAATATATGGTTCAATGTTAGATGCTGATGGTGCCGTTGACTTCCAAAACTTTGATTTTACCGCTAAGTGGACACGTAATAATCTAGATAAAGGGCGTATGGCTACACAGGGTATGAAACATGACCTTTGGGCGAAAATGACTATACCGGGTTCTGATCTTCAATATTTCAAAGTTAATTTTGAAATATCTAATTATCAACGTATCACCGAAGATGGAGAGTGGACAACGCTGTTACGTGGTACGCTTGGTTATGCTAACGGTTATGGTCAATTTGAAGGTAATGACCAAATCCTACCATTCTTCGAGAATTACTATGCAGGTGGTTATCGAACTCTGCGTGGTTTCTCAAGCAATACCGTTGGACCTCGTGCGATGTATACGGGAAGTGATGGCGGTAATAGCTCTATGGCATTCACAGATAATGCGGTAGGTGGTAATGCTAAATACACGATGAGTGGCGAAGTTATTTTCCCTGTACCTTTCCTAGATGAAGCTTATACACGACAAGTACGAAGTAGTGTCTTTGTTGATGCCGGTGAAGTGTGGGATACTGAGTTTAACTATGACTATTATAATCAACTAAGTTGTTCATATAACTGTGAATATTTTGGAGATTATTCAAAACCAGGTAGAATACGTGTTTCAGCTGGAGCACAGGTTACTTGGATTTCACCAATGGGGCCGTTAGTCTTTACCCTTGCTTGGCCCTTGAAAAAGTATGAAGGCGATAGAACAGAAGTATTCTCATTTAACATTGGTGATACTTTCTAA
- the rseP gene encoding sigma E protease regulator RseP, translating to MLTILWNLGAFIVALSVLVAIHEYGHFWVARRCGVKVHRFSIGFGKVLFKRKDKHGTEFAIAAIPLGGYVKMLDGRVESVADDEQQFAFDKKTVWQRIAIVAAGPLANFLLAIIAFFIMYMIGINSAKPIINGVVENSPMSVITTTERFQIESINETQVGDWEALNLALVGQIGESEFDITIKPLANAPVEPISKYTVSLQNWSFDPKKDSIIHSLGLLPFRPTIQLAVAEVSKGGAGEIAGLKADDQLIAIDGVTLRDWAHFVELIQGSPEQPLALKVQRESLPLTLLLTPQLKEETGKGFIGVAPIVEPYPEDYRVTLKYSPIDAFLKGIEKTGQLTKLTFDTLIKLVTGDISVKNLSGPVSIAKGAGTSADYGIEYFLGFLALISVNLGLMNLIPLPVLDGGHLMYYFIEVITGKPVSEKVQEVGFKIGGAILMTLMSIAILNDFNLL from the coding sequence ATGTTAACCATTTTATGGAATCTAGGCGCATTTATTGTTGCGTTAAGTGTTTTAGTTGCGATACATGAATATGGCCATTTTTGGGTAGCTAGGCGCTGTGGTGTCAAGGTGCATCGTTTTTCAATTGGATTTGGTAAAGTATTATTTAAACGAAAAGATAAGCACGGGACAGAGTTTGCAATTGCGGCTATTCCGTTAGGTGGCTATGTCAAAATGCTTGATGGGCGCGTTGAAAGCGTGGCCGATGATGAACAACAATTTGCTTTTGATAAAAAAACGGTATGGCAACGTATTGCTATCGTTGCGGCTGGCCCTTTAGCTAATTTCTTATTGGCTATTATTGCCTTTTTTATCATGTATATGATTGGTATCAATAGTGCAAAACCGATCATTAATGGTGTGGTAGAAAACTCACCGATGTCAGTGATTACAACCACAGAACGCTTTCAAATAGAATCAATTAATGAAACTCAAGTCGGAGACTGGGAAGCGCTGAATCTTGCATTAGTGGGGCAAATTGGTGAAAGTGAGTTTGATATCACAATTAAACCGTTAGCAAATGCTCCCGTTGAACCAATTTCTAAATACACAGTCTCATTGCAGAACTGGTCATTTGACCCTAAAAAAGATTCTATTATTCATAGCTTGGGGCTCTTGCCATTTCGGCCAACAATACAGTTAGCTGTGGCCGAGGTTTCTAAAGGTGGTGCAGGAGAAATAGCAGGGCTAAAGGCCGATGATCAATTGATTGCTATCGATGGCGTAACCTTACGAGATTGGGCTCATTTTGTTGAATTGATACAAGGTTCTCCAGAACAACCGCTGGCATTAAAAGTTCAAAGAGAGTCATTACCATTAACGTTGTTATTAACCCCTCAGTTGAAAGAGGAAACAGGTAAAGGCTTTATCGGTGTAGCGCCTATTGTCGAACCTTACCCGGAAGATTATCGGGTGACACTAAAATATTCTCCTATTGATGCTTTTTTGAAAGGTATCGAGAAGACTGGACAGTTAACCAAACTTACTTTTGATACTCTGATTAAACTAGTAACCGGAGATATATCAGTTAAAAACCTAAGTGGTCCTGTATCCATTGCTAAAGGAGCAGGAACAAGTGCAGATTATGGTATTGAGTATTTCCTCGGGTTTCTTGCGCTAATCAGTGTAAATTTAGGTTTAATGAATTTAATCCCTTTACCGGTTTTAGATGGTGGCCATCTGATGTATTACTTTATCGAGGTTATAACCGGTAAACCCGTTTCAGAAAAAGTTCAAGAAGTCGGTTTTAAAATCGGCGGGGCTATTTTAATGACACTAATGAGTATCGCGATACTGAATGATTTTAATCTGCTCTAA
- the frr gene encoding ribosome recycling factor, with protein sequence MINEIKDDAQTRMSKSIEAFKNQLAKIRTGRAHPSLLDGIMVPYYGSNTPLRQVGNVSTEDSRTLTVTVFDATLIAAVEKAIMGSNLGLNPMSAGTVIRIPLPPLTEERRKDLIKVVRGEAENSRIAIRNIRRDANGDLKELEKEKEISEDQQRQGEELVQKVTNDSVKLVDELLAVKEKELMEV encoded by the coding sequence ATGATCAATGAAATTAAAGACGATGCACAAACGCGAATGAGTAAAAGCATCGAAGCATTTAAAAATCAGTTAGCAAAAATTCGTACAGGACGTGCACATCCAAGCTTATTAGATGGCATTATGGTGCCGTACTACGGAAGCAATACGCCACTTCGCCAAGTGGGTAACGTTTCAACAGAGGACTCTCGCACGTTAACGGTAACGGTATTTGATGCAACACTTATCGCTGCTGTTGAAAAGGCAATCATGGGGTCTAACCTTGGTTTAAACCCAATGTCTGCAGGTACAGTGATTCGTATTCCTTTACCACCATTAACAGAAGAGCGTCGTAAAGACCTTATTAAAGTTGTACGTGGTGAGGCTGAGAATAGCCGTATTGCTATCCGTAATATTCGTCGTGATGCAAATGGTGATCTGAAAGAGTTAGAAAAAGAGAAAGAGATCAGCGAAGATCAGCAACGTCAAGGTGAAGAGTTAGTTCAGAAAGTGACTAACGACAGTGTCAAGCTAGTGGATGAATTATTAGCTGTGAAAGAAAAAGAGTTAATGGAAGTATAA
- the rpsB gene encoding 30S ribosomal protein S2, protein MATVSMRDMLQAGVHFGHQTRYWNPKMKPFIFGARNKVHIINLENTVPMFNKALNFLEAKASKNGKVLFVGTKRAASEAVKEAAISCDQFYVDHRWLGGMLTNWKTVRQSIKRLKDLEVQSQDGTFDKLTKKEALMRSRELEKLEKTLGGIKNMGGIPDVIFVIDADHEHIAIKEANNLGIPVIAVVDTNSCPDNIDFVVPGNDDAIRAIKLYLDAAALTVKEGRQADVAVAAEADGFVEETAEK, encoded by the coding sequence ATGGCAACAGTATCAATGCGCGATATGCTACAAGCTGGCGTACACTTCGGTCACCAAACTCGTTACTGGAACCCAAAAATGAAACCATTCATTTTTGGTGCGCGTAATAAAGTTCATATCATCAATCTTGAGAACACAGTTCCAATGTTCAACAAAGCACTTAACTTTTTAGAAGCAAAAGCATCTAAAAACGGTAAAGTTCTTTTTGTTGGTACTAAACGTGCTGCGTCTGAAGCGGTTAAAGAAGCTGCAATCAGCTGTGATCAATTCTACGTAGATCACCGTTGGTTAGGTGGTATGTTGACTAACTGGAAAACAGTTCGTCAATCGATCAAACGTCTGAAAGACCTTGAAGTTCAAAGCCAAGATGGTACTTTTGACAAGTTAACTAAAAAAGAAGCGCTAATGCGTTCTCGTGAATTAGAGAAACTTGAAAAAACACTTGGTGGTATCAAAAACATGGGCGGTATCCCAGATGTAATCTTCGTAATCGATGCAGATCACGAGCACATTGCAATCAAAGAAGCGAATAACTTAGGTATTCCAGTTATCGCTGTTGTAGATACTAACTCATGCCCAGATAACATCGATTTCGTTGTTCCTGGTAATGATGATGCTATCCGTGCTATCAAACTGTACTTAGATGCAGCTGCACTGACTGTTAAAGAAGGTCGTCAAGCAGACGTTGCAGTAGCAGCTGAAGCAGACGGTTTTGTTGAAGAAACAGCTGAGAAATAA
- the map gene encoding type I methionyl aminopeptidase, with protein MAASIKTQDEIEKMRIAGQQAADVLTMIEPFIQVGVTTNELNQRCHDFIVNEQGGIPAPLNYHGFPKSICTSVNYVVCHGIPNDKPLKDGDIVNVDITVIQNGYHGDTSKMFMVGKASILAQRLSRVAQECLYIGIKMVKPGARLGDIGAAIQKHAENHNYSVVREYCGHGIGAVFHEEPQVLHYGKKGTGETLKAGQCFTIEPMINAGKRNCKVLKDEWTVVTKDKKLSAQWEHTLLVTETGVEILTLRPEETIERIINHD; from the coding sequence ATGGCAGCGAGTATAAAAACACAAGACGAAATCGAAAAAATGCGTATTGCAGGGCAGCAGGCTGCAGATGTATTAACTATGATCGAACCTTTCATACAAGTCGGCGTAACGACTAACGAGTTAAATCAGCGTTGCCATGACTTTATTGTTAATGAACAGGGCGGTATTCCAGCCCCGCTTAATTATCATGGTTTTCCTAAGTCTATTTGTACCTCAGTAAACTATGTTGTTTGTCACGGCATCCCAAATGACAAACCGTTAAAAGATGGTGATATTGTCAATGTGGATATTACCGTCATTCAAAATGGTTACCATGGTGATACCTCTAAAATGTTTATGGTCGGCAAAGCTTCTATTTTAGCGCAACGTCTATCACGAGTTGCTCAAGAATGCTTATATATAGGTATTAAAATGGTTAAACCTGGTGCGCGTTTAGGTGATATTGGTGCAGCTATTCAAAAGCATGCAGAAAATCATAACTACTCCGTAGTACGCGAATATTGTGGTCACGGTATTGGCGCGGTTTTCCATGAAGAACCACAGGTTCTGCATTACGGTAAAAAAGGCACTGGCGAAACATTAAAAGCAGGACAGTGCTTTACTATTGAACCGATGATCAATGCAGGCAAACGCAACTGTAAAGTATTAAAAGATGAATGGACTGTTGTCACTAAAGATAAAAAACTATCAGCACAGTGGGAGCATACATTGCTAGTCACTGAAACTGGCGTTGAAATCTTAACCCTTCGCCCAGAAGAGACAATAGAGCGTATTATTAATCACGATTAA
- the pyrH gene encoding UMP kinase, with the protein MSTNPKSAYRRILLKLSGEALVGEEGFGIDPTVLDRMALEIKSLIEAGVQVGLVIGGGNIFRGAGLAEAGMNRVVGDHMGMLATVMNGLAMRDALHRSHVNSRLMSAIPLNGVCDDYNWAEAIKYLKLGTVVIFSAGTGNPFFTTDSAACLRGIEIEADAVLKGTKVDGVYDADPVKNPEATLYKEIDYQVVLEKELQVMDLAAFTLARDHSLPIRVFNMNKPGALSRVVLGEDEGTTITHCAK; encoded by the coding sequence ATGAGCACCAACCCAAAATCAGCATATCGTCGTATTTTATTAAAATTAAGTGGTGAAGCCCTTGTTGGCGAAGAAGGCTTTGGTATTGATCCAACCGTATTAGATCGTATGGCTTTAGAGATTAAATCTCTGATTGAAGCGGGCGTGCAGGTTGGCCTTGTTATTGGTGGTGGTAATATTTTCCGCGGTGCTGGTCTTGCAGAAGCGGGTATGAACCGTGTGGTAGGCGACCATATGGGAATGTTAGCAACAGTAATGAATGGTTTAGCAATGCGCGATGCGCTGCATCGTTCACACGTCAACTCGCGCTTAATGTCAGCGATCCCATTAAATGGTGTTTGTGATGATTATAACTGGGCAGAAGCAATTAAATACCTTAAATTAGGCACCGTTGTTATTTTCTCTGCAGGTACAGGTAACCCTTTCTTTACAACAGATTCAGCCGCTTGTTTACGTGGTATCGAAATCGAAGCAGATGCGGTGTTAAAAGGTACTAAAGTGGACGGCGTTTATGATGCTGATCCTGTAAAAAATCCAGAAGCAACGCTTTATAAAGAGATTGATTATCAAGTTGTCCTTGAAAAAGAGTTACAAGTAATGGATTTAGCTGCCTTTACACTTGCGCGTGACCATAGCTTACCAATTCGTGTTTTTAACATGAATAAACCAGGTGCTTTAAGCCGTGTTGTATTGGGTGAAGATGAAGGCACAACTATTACACATTGCGCTAAGTAA